The Coregonus clupeaformis isolate EN_2021a chromosome 3, ASM2061545v1, whole genome shotgun sequence genome includes a region encoding these proteins:
- the LOC121544710 gene encoding dual specificity protein kinase CLK1-like isoform X1, whose translation MRQSKRMRSPGVWLNEFSWEERVESRKRQKRDDSHSSERENKSRRLHHLKTNEGHYLETRSLNQQRLESKDKGARVASLEMGYDEDSRGASRDRDGDRERDKEWHHYSKSSGRSGKSGRSRRSSRRGRRRSPSHRRSSYSRSHHRRSRKRSRSVEDDDEGHLIYHRGDMLRARYEIVSTLGEGAFGKVVECIDHSKSGARMALKIIKNIDRYREAAMAEVEVLEQMNSLDCDRRYACVRMLDWFDHHGHVCISFELLGLSTYDFLKQNNFHPFPVEHIRIMAYQIIRAVRFLHKNKLTHTDLKPENILFVDSKYDIEYNAKMRRDKRTLKNPDVVVVDFGNATYEHDHHTSVVSTRHYRAPEVILGLGWDHACDVWSLGCILIEYYLGSTLFQTHDSKEHLAMMERVLGPIPVHLLQKTRKRRYVHRYKLDWDAHSSSARYVRKHCKPLMQYMTAQSADHEQLFDLIQKMLEYDPAERLSLDQALRHPFFTCLRKATKN comes from the exons ATGCGGCAGTCAAAGCGAATGCGTTCCCCTGGTGTTTGGCTCAATGAGTTCAGttgggaggagagagtggagagccgAAAGCGACAGAAGCGAGATGATTCGCACAGCAGTGAAAGGGAGAACAAATCTCGAAGACTTCACCACCTCAAAACAAATGAAGG GCATTACCTGGAGACCCGCAGCCTGAACCAGCAGAGGCTAGAGTCTAAGGACAAGGGGGCCAGAGTAGCCAGCCTGGAGATGGGCTACGACGAGGACAGCAGGGGCGCCTCCAGGGATAGAGACGGAGACCGCGAGAGGGACAAGGAGTGGCACCACTACAGCAAGTCATCTGGTCGGAGTGGCAAGAGCGGCCGCAGCAGACGCAGTAGCCGCCGAGGGCGGAGACGCAGCCCTTCTCACCGACGCTCCTCTTACTCG AGGAGCCATCATCGCAGGAGCAGGAAAAGATCCAGGAGTGTTGAGGATGATGACGAGGGTCACCTGATCTATCACAGGGGAGACATGCTGAGAGCGAGAT ATGAGATTGTGTCCACTCTAGGAGAAGGAGCCTTTGGGAAAGTCGTGGAATGCATCGATCACTCTAA AAGTGGTGCTCGCATGGCACTGAAGATCATTAAAAACATTGACCGCTACCGCGAGGCGGCAATGGCAGAGGTGGAGGTGCTGGAGCAGATGAACTCTCTGGACTGTGACCGGAGATA tgCATGTGTGAGGATGCTGGACTGGTTCGACCACCATGGTCACGTGTGTATATCGTTTGAGCTGCTGGGGCTCAGTACCTATGACTTCCTTAAGCAGAACAACTTCCATCCGTTCCCTGTAGAACACATCAGAATCATGGCCTACCAGATCATCAGAGCTGTACGAT TCCTACATAAGAACAAGCTGACACACACTGACCTGAAGCCGGAGAACATTCTGTTTGTGGACTCGAAGTACGACATCGAGTACAACGCCAAAATG AGGCGTGACAAGAGGACGTTGAAGAACCCAGATGTGGTGGTGGTTGATTTTGGCAACGCCACGTATGAACATGACCACCATACCTCCGTAGTGTCCACACGCCACTACCGCGCTCCAGAGGTCATTCTGG gttTGGGATGGGACCATGCCTGTGACGTGTGGAGTCTGGGCTGTATCCTCATAGAGTACTACCTGGGATCAACTCTCTTCCAG acCCATGACAGTAAAGAACACCTGGCTATGATGGAGAGGGTCCTTGGCCCCATACCTGTACACCTCCTGCAGAAAACCAGGAAGCGTCGGTACGTCCACCGTTACAAGCTGGACTGGGACGCACACAGCTCTTCTGCCAGATATGTGAGGAAACACTGCAAACCGCTCATG CAATACATGACTGCCCAGAGTGCTGACCACGAGCAGCTGTTTGACTTAATCCAGAAGATGCTGGAGTATGACCCGGCTGAACGCCTCTCCCTGGACCAGGCTCTCAgacaccccttcttcacctgcctACGCAAGGCCACCAAAAACTGA
- the LOC121544710 gene encoding dual specificity protein kinase CLK4-like isoform X2: MALKIIKNIDRYREAAMAEVEVLEQMNSLDCDRRYACVRMLDWFDHHGHVCISFELLGLSTYDFLKQNNFHPFPVEHIRIMAYQIIRAVRFLHKNKLTHTDLKPENILFVDSKYDIEYNAKMRRDKRTLKNPDVVVVDFGNATYEHDHHTSVVSTRHYRAPEVILGLGWDHACDVWSLGCILIEYYLGSTLFQTHDSKEHLAMMERVLGPIPVHLLQKTRKRRYVHRYKLDWDAHSSSARYVRKHCKPLMQYMTAQSADHEQLFDLIQKMLEYDPAERLSLDQALRHPFFTCLRKATKN; encoded by the exons ATGGCACTGAAGATCATTAAAAACATTGACCGCTACCGCGAGGCGGCAATGGCAGAGGTGGAGGTGCTGGAGCAGATGAACTCTCTGGACTGTGACCGGAGATA tgCATGTGTGAGGATGCTGGACTGGTTCGACCACCATGGTCACGTGTGTATATCGTTTGAGCTGCTGGGGCTCAGTACCTATGACTTCCTTAAGCAGAACAACTTCCATCCGTTCCCTGTAGAACACATCAGAATCATGGCCTACCAGATCATCAGAGCTGTACGAT TCCTACATAAGAACAAGCTGACACACACTGACCTGAAGCCGGAGAACATTCTGTTTGTGGACTCGAAGTACGACATCGAGTACAACGCCAAAATG AGGCGTGACAAGAGGACGTTGAAGAACCCAGATGTGGTGGTGGTTGATTTTGGCAACGCCACGTATGAACATGACCACCATACCTCCGTAGTGTCCACACGCCACTACCGCGCTCCAGAGGTCATTCTGG gttTGGGATGGGACCATGCCTGTGACGTGTGGAGTCTGGGCTGTATCCTCATAGAGTACTACCTGGGATCAACTCTCTTCCAG acCCATGACAGTAAAGAACACCTGGCTATGATGGAGAGGGTCCTTGGCCCCATACCTGTACACCTCCTGCAGAAAACCAGGAAGCGTCGGTACGTCCACCGTTACAAGCTGGACTGGGACGCACACAGCTCTTCTGCCAGATATGTGAGGAAACACTGCAAACCGCTCATG CAATACATGACTGCCCAGAGTGCTGACCACGAGCAGCTGTTTGACTTAATCCAGAAGATGCTGGAGTATGACCCGGCTGAACGCCTCTCCCTGGACCAGGCTCTCAgacaccccttcttcacctgcctACGCAAGGCCACCAAAAACTGA